One genomic window of Polyangium aurulentum includes the following:
- a CDS encoding cytochrome c, with protein MRARLGSSLAANDSAALATALETTARLVPDPSWTSWATFARTGANAARRGDMAGARAACKGCHDAYRAEYREKHRLRPVPPG; from the coding sequence ATGCGCGCTCGGCTCGGCTCGTCGCTCGCCGCAAACGACAGCGCCGCGCTCGCGACCGCGCTCGAGACGACCGCTCGCCTCGTGCCCGATCCCTCGTGGACGTCGTGGGCAACCTTCGCGAGGACTGGAGCGAATGCAGCGCGGAGGGGCGACATGGCCGGCGCGCGAGCCGCGTGCAAAGGCTGCCACGACGCGTACCGCGCGGAGTACCGCGAGAAGCACAGGCTCCGCCCCGTGCCGCCCGGATGA
- the fbp gene encoding class 1 fructose-bisphosphatase, whose translation MTSDKPAHSWAPPPADASRVGITLETFILEGQLGHPAATGAFTSLLNQIGLAAKLVTAKVRRAGLARLLGYTGQTNVQGELVQKLDEEANETLISVLGRRKHCAAIASEELETERILSTDPRAKYLVVFDPLDGSSNIDCNISIGTIFGVLRKSSTHTVETSDFLRPGRELVAAGYILYGSSTMLIITTGTGGVHGFTYDPTVGEFFLSHENIRIPDRASLYSINEGNSTYWHESVQRWNAWVKEEDKATGRPYGARYVGSLVADAHRTLMKGGIFAYPGDRKSPSGKLRLLYEANPFAFIFEAAGGKASTGRERILDIQPTALHQRVPLALGSIRDVEIFEEFVRSER comes from the coding sequence ATGACTTCGGACAAGCCGGCCCATAGCTGGGCACCGCCGCCCGCGGATGCGTCGCGGGTGGGCATCACGCTCGAGACGTTCATCCTCGAAGGCCAGCTCGGTCACCCCGCGGCCACGGGCGCCTTCACGTCGCTGCTCAACCAGATCGGCCTCGCGGCGAAGCTCGTGACGGCCAAGGTGCGCCGCGCGGGGCTCGCGCGGCTGCTCGGGTACACGGGCCAGACCAACGTGCAGGGCGAGCTCGTGCAGAAGCTCGACGAGGAGGCGAACGAGACGCTCATCAGCGTGCTCGGGCGCCGCAAGCACTGCGCCGCGATCGCCAGCGAAGAGCTCGAGACCGAGCGCATCCTGTCGACCGATCCGCGCGCCAAGTACCTCGTCGTGTTCGACCCGCTCGACGGCTCCTCGAACATCGACTGCAACATCTCGATCGGGACCATCTTCGGCGTGCTGCGCAAGAGCTCCACGCACACCGTCGAGACGAGCGATTTCTTGCGCCCGGGGCGCGAGCTCGTGGCCGCGGGGTACATCCTCTACGGCTCGTCGACGATGCTGATCATCACGACGGGCACGGGCGGCGTGCACGGCTTCACCTACGACCCGACCGTCGGCGAGTTCTTCCTCTCGCACGAGAACATCCGCATCCCGGACAGGGCCTCGCTCTACTCGATCAACGAGGGAAACAGCACCTACTGGCACGAGTCGGTGCAGCGCTGGAACGCGTGGGTGAAGGAAGAAGACAAGGCGACGGGCAGGCCCTACGGCGCGCGCTACGTGGGCTCGCTCGTGGCCGACGCGCACCGGACGCTGATGAAGGGCGGCATCTTCGCCTACCCCGGCGATCGCAAGAGCCCGAGCGGCAAGCTGCGGCTGCTCTACGAGGCCAACCCCTTCGCGTTCATCTTCGAGGCCGCGGGCGGCAAGGCGTCGACCGGGCGCGAGCGTATCCTCGACATCCAGCCGACGGCGCTCCACCAGCGCGTGCCGCTCGCGCTCGGATCGATCCGCGACGTCGAGATTTTCGAGGAGTTCGTCCGCAGCGAGCGCTAG
- a CDS encoding caspase family protein, giving the protein MALFSSPSLRAFAALAVVAGCSVSVQPIRSPAPSLREAKKVSAPTVVLEPIDPDKPVPMCPDPAPPPATERSAAAFVVQNGHSRRITKMALSDDGRVLATGALDGTVRVWDTRTGLMLRKVGAPGAMMYDLALSGRGDRLAYYAPDGSPDGLKVRVVDLDTGGAPRPLAPFAGPFKLSTDGKQLVAALQSLTVHDASMGNKIHEVDLKTGKYIALALALDPAGHRAAVAIPGEVMVVDVRRGVLTQRIRIAAATYGDTPLGIAFAHDAVLVRTALETITAYPIETGKPPRVFPDSHADMAVSGDRLWTVDKQTRALRAFALGDGSSLPVTAADPAMGTLLAASTDRSTLVLSRAGNDGIDGISVDVRDVGTMRTIRTIEGRAMSFSTIAMRADGAEMAISSPDGRVARWNLREGSLQLSHSHEDDTSQSIALAYDRSGEHLISTTGNYPVRVREAKTGRTLRRWKPKEGFHLRFAAPMPGTDELLTVRVRSEPVRKDEPKPTAQKPAVPQPQKPPEMRHEAVLERWDLGAPLPRAASRSTSDTIAPPPGKEIGQASFLVTSGLLSADGASLALTGGGGELALMRTQTGALAWKIQQQIFNMIPGGERDGDIDKDHRWLAFSPDGKTLHVSTREIETQPNRSKIYVPVLLVFDAATGAVKAKHRMDTFGPLAWRGDTVAIGGPRPAMLDAKTLAVRARVTVPDSTIDTIAVHPKLDLFLFGGDTGATSLVTPKGEVAVTLLGTSNGEWVAATPEGAYRSSLDGARSIAWAFSSPLEGFSFERFATRFENPDLVMRRLSGDLAPAPASLSRPPRLTIEGARSAVRTTERTIKLTAETSSGSRVDRVRAFVDGRPVADQLVCAREGTVSLDVPLHAGQNRVSLVAYDAEGYGSNTQQIDVVSTSTAVERPDLYVVAMGVSRYPNMPEEQQLEYADDDARSIAESFGREAGPGRTFARLRLTTLLDDQVTVEGVDRALASLQSMRPDDLAVVFFAGHGARLEEGKMVFLTSRAAFTRSSAQANGIDWDRIQTGLSRVRGRVLMLLDACHSGYVSTAVIAPNEQLARELAAGDRAGVLVFSAARGSQYSYEVPPQGAGGASRGFELAWEGQKPSLPKALPGGHGLFTSAVLEALGGGAPDRDRSGAIEVGELFDYVTERVRAASNGKQTPWVARREMFGEFMLAPAGR; this is encoded by the coding sequence GTGGCGCTCTTTTCGTCCCCTTCCCTGCGCGCGTTCGCCGCGCTCGCCGTGGTCGCTGGTTGCAGCGTGAGCGTGCAGCCGATCCGATCGCCGGCTCCCTCCCTCCGAGAAGCCAAGAAAGTTTCTGCACCAACGGTCGTCCTCGAGCCGATCGATCCGGACAAGCCCGTGCCGATGTGCCCGGATCCGGCGCCGCCTCCTGCGACGGAGAGGAGCGCGGCGGCGTTCGTGGTGCAGAACGGGCACTCGCGCAGGATCACGAAGATGGCCCTGAGCGATGACGGCCGCGTGCTCGCGACCGGAGCGCTCGACGGCACGGTGCGGGTCTGGGACACGCGCACCGGGCTGATGCTGCGCAAGGTCGGGGCGCCTGGAGCCATGATGTACGACCTCGCGTTGAGCGGCCGCGGGGACAGGCTTGCGTACTACGCGCCCGACGGCTCGCCCGACGGGCTCAAGGTGCGCGTGGTCGATCTCGACACCGGCGGCGCGCCGAGGCCCCTGGCCCCTTTCGCAGGCCCCTTCAAGCTGTCGACCGACGGCAAGCAGCTCGTGGCGGCGCTGCAATCGCTCACCGTCCACGACGCGAGCATGGGGAACAAGATCCACGAGGTCGACCTGAAGACCGGCAAGTACATCGCGCTGGCGCTGGCGCTCGATCCGGCTGGCCACCGCGCCGCCGTGGCGATCCCGGGCGAGGTGATGGTGGTCGACGTCAGGCGCGGCGTCCTCACGCAGCGGATTCGCATCGCTGCAGCGACATACGGCGACACACCCCTCGGCATCGCCTTCGCCCATGACGCGGTGCTCGTGCGCACGGCGCTCGAGACGATCACCGCGTATCCGATCGAGACCGGGAAGCCTCCGCGCGTGTTCCCCGACAGCCACGCGGACATGGCCGTGTCGGGCGATCGGTTGTGGACCGTCGACAAGCAGACGCGCGCGCTGCGTGCGTTCGCGCTCGGGGATGGAAGCTCGCTCCCGGTCACGGCGGCCGATCCGGCGATGGGCACGCTGCTCGCCGCCAGCACGGATCGCTCGACGCTGGTGCTCTCGCGCGCGGGGAACGACGGGATCGACGGGATCTCGGTGGACGTGCGCGACGTGGGGACGATGCGGACGATTCGCACGATCGAGGGGCGCGCGATGTCGTTCAGCACGATCGCGATGCGCGCGGACGGGGCGGAGATGGCGATCAGCTCGCCCGACGGTCGCGTCGCGCGCTGGAACCTGCGCGAGGGCAGCCTCCAGCTCTCGCACTCCCACGAGGACGACACGAGCCAGTCGATCGCGCTCGCCTACGATCGAAGCGGGGAGCATCTGATCTCGACGACGGGCAACTACCCCGTGCGCGTGCGTGAGGCCAAGACGGGCCGGACCTTGCGAAGGTGGAAGCCGAAGGAGGGCTTTCACCTGCGCTTCGCGGCCCCGATGCCGGGGACCGACGAGCTGCTCACGGTCCGCGTGCGCTCGGAGCCCGTGCGCAAAGACGAGCCGAAGCCGACCGCCCAGAAGCCGGCCGTGCCGCAGCCGCAGAAGCCGCCCGAGATGCGTCACGAGGCCGTGCTCGAGCGCTGGGATCTCGGGGCGCCGCTGCCGCGTGCGGCGAGCCGTTCGACCTCCGACACCATCGCGCCCCCTCCAGGCAAGGAGATCGGGCAGGCATCGTTCCTCGTAACGAGCGGCCTGCTCTCGGCCGACGGGGCCTCGCTGGCGCTCACCGGCGGAGGCGGGGAGCTCGCGCTGATGCGCACGCAAACGGGCGCGCTGGCGTGGAAGATCCAGCAGCAGATCTTCAACATGATCCCTGGAGGCGAGCGCGACGGCGACATCGACAAGGACCACCGCTGGCTCGCCTTCTCGCCCGACGGCAAGACGCTCCACGTGTCGACGCGCGAGATCGAGACGCAGCCGAACCGCTCGAAGATCTACGTGCCGGTGCTGCTCGTCTTCGACGCCGCGACGGGCGCCGTGAAGGCGAAGCACCGGATGGACACGTTCGGGCCCCTCGCGTGGCGCGGCGACACGGTGGCGATCGGCGGACCACGCCCGGCGATGCTCGACGCGAAGACGCTCGCGGTCCGGGCGCGCGTCACGGTGCCGGACAGCACGATCGACACGATCGCGGTGCATCCGAAGCTGGACCTGTTCCTGTTCGGCGGCGACACGGGCGCCACGTCGCTGGTCACGCCGAAGGGCGAGGTCGCCGTGACGCTGCTCGGGACATCGAACGGCGAGTGGGTGGCCGCGACGCCCGAAGGCGCATACCGCTCGAGCCTCGACGGCGCGCGCAGCATCGCGTGGGCCTTCTCCTCGCCCCTCGAGGGCTTCTCGTTCGAGCGCTTCGCGACGCGCTTCGAGAACCCCGACCTGGTGATGCGAAGGCTCTCGGGCGATCTCGCCCCGGCCCCGGCTTCCCTGTCCCGCCCTCCGCGGCTCACGATCGAGGGCGCGCGCAGCGCCGTGCGCACGACGGAACGGACGATCAAGCTCACGGCGGAAACATCGAGCGGCTCTCGCGTCGACCGCGTGCGCGCCTTCGTCGACGGCCGCCCCGTGGCCGATCAGCTCGTGTGCGCGCGCGAGGGGACCGTCTCGCTCGACGTCCCGCTGCACGCAGGCCAGAACCGCGTGAGCCTCGTCGCGTACGACGCCGAGGGATACGGAAGCAACACGCAGCAGATCGATGTGGTCTCGACGTCGACCGCGGTCGAGCGGCCCGATCTCTACGTCGTGGCCATGGGCGTGAGCCGCTACCCGAACATGCCCGAGGAGCAGCAGCTCGAGTACGCGGACGACGACGCGCGCTCGATCGCCGAGTCGTTCGGACGTGAGGCCGGGCCAGGCCGCACCTTCGCGCGGCTGCGCCTGACGACCCTGCTCGACGACCAGGTGACCGTGGAAGGCGTCGATCGCGCGCTCGCCAGCCTTCAGTCGATGCGACCGGACGATCTCGCAGTGGTGTTCTTCGCAGGGCACGGGGCGCGGCTCGAGGAGGGCAAGATGGTGTTCCTGACGAGCCGCGCGGCCTTCACCCGTTCCTCGGCGCAGGCCAACGGCATCGACTGGGATCGCATCCAGACGGGCCTGTCGCGCGTGCGCGGCCGCGTGCTCATGCTGCTCGACGCTTGCCACTCGGGGTACGTGTCGACGGCGGTGATCGCGCCCAACGAGCAGCTCGCGCGCGAGCTCGCCGCGGGCGATCGCGCGGGCGTGCTCGTGTTCTCGGCCGCGCGCGGCTCGCAGTACAGCTACGAGGTGCCGCCGCAAGGCGCGGGGGGCGCGAGCCGCGGGTTCGAGCTGGCCTGGGAAGGTCAGAAGCCGAGCCTGCCGAAGGCGCTTCCGGGCGGGCACGGCCTGTTCACGAGCGCGGTGCTCGAGGCGCTCGGGGGCGGCGCGCCGGATCGGGATCGAAGCGGAGCGATCGAGGTGGGCGAGCTCTTCGATTACGTGACCGAGCGCGTTCGCGCCGCGTCGAACGGCAAGCAGACGCCGTGGGTGGCGCGGCGCGAGATGTTCGGCGAGTTCATGCTGGCGCCGGCTGGGCGTTGA
- a CDS encoding class I fructose-bisphosphate aldolase, translating into MALTDRVKQILSWYSSDNPGTQTNLARLLNYGALAGTGKLVILPVDQGFEHGPVRSFAPNPAGNDPDYHFQLAIDAGCNAYAAPLGFLEAGAAKFAGQVPLILKLNNSDSLAKMDHPISAVTGSVEDALRLGCVGIGYTIYPGSGARNRMYEDLREITLEAKRKGLVVVVWAYARGAGLSKEGETAIDVISYSAHIAAELGAHIVKVKPPTAHIEQAEAKKMYDKHQIPVASMSERIRHVIQSTFNGKRIVIFSGGETKDTESLLAELREMAAGGSFGSIMGRNAFQRPRDEGLKLLQEVIRIYKDAASSGR; encoded by the coding sequence ATGGCCCTGACCGATCGCGTGAAGCAGATCCTCTCTTGGTACTCCTCGGACAACCCCGGCACGCAGACGAACCTCGCGCGCTTGCTCAACTACGGCGCGCTCGCGGGCACGGGCAAGCTGGTCATCCTGCCGGTGGATCAGGGCTTCGAGCACGGGCCCGTGCGGTCTTTCGCGCCGAACCCCGCAGGCAACGATCCCGACTACCACTTCCAGCTCGCCATCGACGCCGGCTGCAACGCGTACGCGGCGCCGCTCGGCTTCCTCGAGGCGGGCGCGGCGAAGTTCGCAGGCCAGGTCCCGCTGATCCTCAAGCTCAACAACAGCGACTCGCTCGCCAAGATGGATCACCCCATCTCGGCCGTGACGGGCTCGGTCGAGGACGCGCTGCGCCTCGGCTGCGTGGGCATCGGCTACACGATCTACCCCGGCTCCGGCGCTCGTAACCGCATGTACGAGGACCTCCGCGAGATCACGCTCGAGGCCAAGAGGAAGGGCCTCGTCGTCGTGGTCTGGGCCTACGCGCGCGGCGCGGGTCTGTCGAAGGAGGGCGAGACCGCGATCGACGTGATCTCGTACTCGGCGCACATCGCGGCCGAGCTCGGCGCGCACATCGTCAAGGTGAAGCCGCCGACCGCGCACATCGAGCAGGCCGAGGCGAAGAAGATGTACGACAAGCACCAGATCCCGGTCGCCTCGATGAGCGAGCGGATCCGCCACGTGATCCAGTCGACCTTCAACGGCAAGCGCATCGTCATCTTCTCGGGCGGCGAGACGAAGGACACCGAGTCCTTGCTGGCCGAGCTGCGCGAGATGGCCGCAGGCGGCTCCTTCGGCTCGATCATGGGCCGCAACGCCTTCCAGCGGCCGCGTGACGAGGGTCTCAAGCTCCTGCAAGAGGTCATCCGGATCTACAAGGACGCCGCCTCTTCCGGTCGCTGA
- a CDS encoding peptidylprolyl isomerase — MTVRPDVLPARPFLRAPLFLSIVAALPGCGGGGAATSGPPPERGTLAAGLVARAGREEVTADSVGRIALAQGVDPQLARERAIRDALFAAEARASGVDVSPDVERSVKTVLARRLLQQLLASADAEGPITDEELRLATARRWLELDRPEGFRTVHAVVRVPEGADAATRARAEQIARAIRSDVVSASAIARERAAPPPVRPGDADGDPAVEEFRRAAGAGTREGLEVLVEALPAVAADGRMLLMEGGSLDDGFARAASSLGVRGDLSEVVTTSYGAHVILLLERTPASIVPAEERRRRVRDEVLWSRASAARAALLQGLRRDVVVERSADALLVQVPSER, encoded by the coding sequence GTGACGGTGCGCCCCGACGTGCTGCCGGCGAGGCCTTTCCTGCGCGCGCCGCTGTTCCTGTCCATCGTTGCCGCGCTTCCGGGCTGCGGCGGAGGAGGCGCGGCGACCTCGGGTCCGCCGCCGGAGCGGGGCACGCTCGCGGCGGGCCTCGTCGCGCGCGCGGGGCGCGAGGAGGTGACGGCCGATTCCGTGGGACGCATCGCGCTGGCGCAGGGCGTCGATCCGCAGCTTGCGCGCGAACGCGCGATCCGAGATGCGCTGTTCGCCGCCGAAGCGCGCGCGAGCGGCGTCGATGTATCGCCGGACGTCGAGCGCTCGGTGAAGACGGTGCTCGCGCGGCGCCTCTTGCAGCAGCTCCTCGCGTCTGCAGATGCAGAGGGGCCGATCACGGACGAGGAGCTGCGCCTGGCCACGGCGCGCAGGTGGCTCGAGCTCGATCGTCCAGAAGGATTTCGCACCGTTCACGCGGTCGTGCGCGTGCCCGAGGGTGCGGACGCGGCCACGCGCGCGCGGGCCGAGCAGATCGCTCGCGCGATCAGGAGCGATGTCGTTTCAGCCAGCGCGATCGCGCGCGAGCGTGCAGCGCCCCCGCCCGTTCGCCCTGGGGATGCGGACGGCGATCCTGCGGTGGAGGAGTTTCGTCGCGCGGCGGGCGCCGGGACGCGCGAAGGTCTCGAGGTCCTGGTGGAGGCCTTGCCGGCGGTGGCTGCGGACGGCCGCATGCTCCTGATGGAGGGCGGTAGCCTCGACGACGGGTTCGCGCGAGCAGCGTCGTCGCTCGGCGTGCGCGGGGATCTGAGCGAGGTGGTCACGACGTCGTACGGCGCTCACGTGATCCTCCTCCTCGAGCGCACGCCGGCTTCGATCGTCCCCGCGGAGGAGCGCCGCCGTCGGGTGCGCGACGAGGTTCTGTGGAGCCGTGCGAGCGCTGCGCGCGCCGCGTTGCTCCAGGGTCTGCGGCGCGATGTCGTCGTCGAGCGCAGCGCCGATGCGCTGCTCGTCCAGGTGCCGAGCGAGCGATGA
- a CDS encoding leucyl aminopeptidase, with the protein MSIKLSIVSTDPLSVDADVAVIGVPEGASTKEGILADLERALGPVVAKAVKREDFTGKKDQTLDLHTNDAIKASRVLLIGLGKATLADADVRLLASKGARFALGAKAESLAIVLPEGTSGSGAVRAAAEGVVLGSYRFNAFQTGDRLPKVQLSRATLVARSKVAKADRDAMALGQKIGESVCIARDLINTPPNELYPEMLARAAQDVAKANNLKVTVFDKAALTKRGMHLFVAVAQGSARDPRMVHMTYTPAKPTKKKIVFVGKGLTFDSGGLCIKPAPGMEEMKGDMGGAANVIALMAAVAAVKPSVEVHGIIGCAENMPDGAAYRPGDIFKSLDGKTVEIINTDAEGRLVLADCLAYARSLKPDLILDNATLTGACVVALGTTVSGYYSNRDELADAFRRAAKTAGEATWHMPLVEELREGLKSDWADLKHTADRWGGSITAALFLREFVGDVPWIHVDIAGPSMANKAYGIYPKGGTGHGVLTFLQLIDQLASS; encoded by the coding sequence ATGTCGATCAAGCTTTCCATCGTGTCCACGGACCCGCTGAGCGTCGACGCCGACGTGGCTGTCATCGGCGTGCCCGAGGGCGCTTCGACGAAGGAGGGCATCCTCGCCGATCTCGAGCGGGCGCTCGGCCCCGTGGTGGCCAAGGCCGTCAAACGCGAGGATTTCACGGGCAAGAAGGACCAGACGCTCGATCTGCACACCAACGACGCGATCAAGGCGTCGCGCGTTCTCCTCATCGGGCTCGGCAAGGCGACGCTCGCGGACGCGGACGTTCGCCTGCTCGCGAGCAAGGGCGCCCGCTTCGCGCTCGGCGCCAAGGCCGAGTCGCTCGCGATCGTGCTGCCCGAAGGCACGAGCGGTTCGGGCGCCGTGCGCGCCGCGGCCGAGGGCGTGGTGCTCGGCAGCTACCGCTTCAACGCGTTCCAGACGGGCGATCGGCTCCCGAAGGTCCAGCTCTCGCGCGCCACGCTCGTCGCGCGCTCGAAGGTCGCGAAGGCAGACCGCGACGCGATGGCGCTCGGCCAGAAGATCGGCGAGTCGGTCTGCATCGCGCGCGACCTCATCAACACGCCGCCGAACGAGCTGTATCCCGAGATGCTCGCGCGCGCGGCGCAGGACGTCGCGAAGGCGAACAACCTCAAGGTCACGGTCTTCGACAAGGCGGCGCTCACCAAGCGCGGCATGCACCTGTTCGTGGCCGTCGCCCAGGGCAGCGCCCGCGACCCGCGCATGGTCCACATGACGTACACGCCCGCCAAGCCCACGAAGAAGAAGATCGTCTTCGTCGGCAAGGGCCTCACCTTCGACAGCGGCGGCCTGTGCATCAAGCCGGCGCCGGGCATGGAGGAGATGAAGGGCGACATGGGCGGCGCCGCGAACGTGATCGCGCTGATGGCCGCCGTCGCCGCCGTGAAGCCCTCGGTCGAGGTGCACGGCATCATCGGCTGCGCGGAGAACATGCCCGACGGCGCGGCGTACCGGCCGGGCGACATCTTCAAGTCGCTCGACGGCAAGACCGTCGAGATCATCAACACCGACGCAGAAGGCCGCCTCGTGCTCGCCGACTGCCTCGCCTACGCGCGCTCGCTCAAGCCCGACCTCATCCTCGACAACGCGACGCTCACGGGCGCGTGCGTGGTCGCGCTCGGCACCACGGTCTCGGGCTACTACTCGAACCGCGACGAGCTTGCCGACGCCTTCCGCAGGGCCGCCAAGACCGCGGGCGAGGCGACCTGGCACATGCCGCTCGTCGAGGAGCTGCGCGAGGGCCTGAAGAGCGACTGGGCCGACCTCAAGCACACGGCCGACCGCTGGGGCGGCTCGATCACGGCCGCGCTCTTCCTGCGCGAGTTCGTGGGCGACGTGCCCTGGATCCACGTCGACATCGCCGGCCCGTCGATGGCGAACAAGGCCTACGGGATCTATCCCAAGGGCGGCACCGGCCACGGCGTGCTCACCTTTCTCCAGCTCATCGATCAGCTCGCGTCGAGCTGA
- a CDS encoding roadblock/LC7 domain-containing protein has product MNGPPRTKSRRPPPPPRDQEISGFTGILERLIQSVPGAKGAAIVDGEGETVDYAGPMDPFELKICAAHWQIVLGDLRETRHFAELQQITVRARGRSYVIRQLPERYALVIVLHRHAAFAGSERTFEEIDAALYAEVGWPRPSRSAKWFRVDVETQPHDHSRPRRLRAAGRWLTIEVMGSMVGLRRREKGFRVRLPSGAEMLLVRECRGRWYADEHIEDLT; this is encoded by the coding sequence ATGAACGGCCCGCCCCGAACCAAGAGCCGTCGTCCGCCGCCGCCGCCGCGTGATCAAGAGATCTCGGGCTTCACGGGGATCCTCGAGCGTCTGATCCAGTCCGTGCCGGGCGCGAAGGGAGCCGCGATCGTCGACGGCGAGGGTGAGACGGTCGACTACGCGGGTCCGATGGACCCCTTTGAGCTCAAAATATGCGCGGCGCACTGGCAGATCGTGCTCGGTGATCTGCGCGAGACGCGGCACTTCGCCGAACTTCAACAGATCACGGTGCGCGCGCGGGGGCGCAGCTACGTCATCCGGCAGCTCCCCGAGCGTTACGCGCTGGTGATCGTGCTGCACCGCCACGCCGCGTTCGCCGGCTCCGAGCGCACGTTCGAGGAGATCGACGCCGCGCTCTACGCCGAGGTCGGCTGGCCGAGACCTTCGAGGAGCGCGAAGTGGTTCCGCGTCGACGTCGAGACGCAGCCGCACGATCACTCGCGTCCGAGGCGCCTGCGTGCGGCAGGCCGCTGGCTCACGATCGAGGTGATGGGATCGATGGTGGGTCTACGCCGTCGCGAGAAGGGTTTTCGCGTGCGCTTGCCGAGCGGCGCCGAGATGCTCCTCGTGCGCGAGTGCCGCGGCCGCTGGTACGCGGACGAGCACATCGAAGATCTCACCTGA
- the ttcA gene encoding tRNA 2-thiocytidine(32) synthetase TtcA: MNLRRKLARAMSRAIGDFKMISDGDRIMCAVSGGKDSYAMHDLLVDLAKRAPVRFSVVAVNIDQGHPGYPGHLLRDYMASRGHEFRMIAEDTYSIVTDKIPEGKTYCSLCSRLRRGILYRVAQEMGCTKIALGHHRDDAITTLLLNLVFSGQLKAMPPKLVSDDGRNVVIRPLIFCAEDDLAAYAAEQAFPILPCDLCGSQENLQRKAISRLLADLDARCPGARRNMLAALANVRPSHLFDRGLWDKLGLEVAREEPGTENLVDPEGDDDPSNSLVPVTRLLAGLS, encoded by the coding sequence GTGAACCTGCGTCGCAAGCTCGCCCGCGCGATGTCCCGCGCGATCGGCGACTTCAAGATGATCTCCGACGGCGACCGCATCATGTGCGCGGTCTCGGGCGGCAAGGACAGCTACGCGATGCACGACCTGCTCGTGGATCTCGCGAAGCGCGCCCCGGTCCGCTTCAGCGTCGTCGCCGTCAACATCGATCAGGGCCACCCGGGCTACCCGGGCCACCTGTTGCGCGACTACATGGCCTCGCGGGGTCACGAGTTCCGGATGATCGCGGAGGACACTTACTCGATCGTCACGGACAAGATCCCCGAGGGAAAGACCTACTGCTCGCTCTGCTCGCGCCTGCGACGCGGCATCCTCTACCGGGTCGCGCAGGAGATGGGCTGCACGAAGATCGCGCTCGGGCACCACCGCGACGACGCGATCACCACGCTCCTGTTGAACCTCGTCTTCTCCGGTCAGCTCAAGGCGATGCCGCCGAAGCTTGTCTCGGACGACGGGCGCAACGTGGTCATCCGCCCGCTCATCTTCTGCGCCGAGGACGACCTCGCCGCGTACGCCGCCGAGCAGGCCTTTCCGATCCTGCCCTGCGATCTGTGCGGGTCGCAGGAGAACCTGCAGCGCAAGGCGATCAGCCGACTCCTCGCGGATCTCGATGCGCGCTGCCCGGGCGCGCGCCGCAACATGCTCGCGGCGCTCGCCAACGTCCGGCCGAGCCACCTCTTCGACCGAGGCCTGTGGGACAAGCTCGGGCTCGAGGTGGCGCGCGAGGAGCCCGGCACCGAGAACCTCGTCGATCCCGAGGGCGACGACGATCCGTCGAACAGCCTCGTGCCCGTGACGCGCCTGCTCGCGGGGCTGTCGTAA